A window of the Musa acuminata AAA Group cultivar baxijiao unplaced genomic scaffold, Cavendish_Baxijiao_AAA HiC_scaffold_1072, whole genome shotgun sequence genome harbors these coding sequences:
- the LOC135666094 gene encoding probable protein phosphatase 2C 59 isoform X1, with the protein MGYLNSISGLQADGAPVSGGGLSQDGKFGYGYASCPGKRSSMEDFYETRIDSVDGEIVGLFGVFDGHGGAQVAEYVKQNLFSNLLRHPKFITDTKSAIADAYNHTDAEFLKSENSQNREAGSTASTAVLVGDRLLVANVGDSRAVICRGGDGRPLILKSVLLSSIMCNGFLYLI; encoded by the exons ATGGGGTATTTGAACTCCATCAGTGGGCTTCAAGCAGACGGTGCTCCGGTCAGCGGGGGAGGACTCAG TCAAGATGGGAAGTTTGGTTATGGGTATGCAAGCTGTCCGGGGAAAAGATCTTCGATGGAAGACTTCTATGAGACGCGAATTGACAGCGTTGATGGAGAAATTGTTGGCTTGTTTGGGGTCTTTGATG GTCATGGCGGTGCCCAAGTAGCAGAGTATGTTAAACAAAACCTCTTCAGCAACTTACTCAGGCATCCAAAGTTCATTACCGATACAAAATCAGCTATAG CTGATGCATACAACCACACGGACGCAGAATTTTTGAAATCTGAGAACAGCCAGAACCGAGAGGCGGGTTCAACTGCATCAACAGCTGTCCTTGTTGGTGATCGTTTGCTCGTTGCAAATGTTGGGGACTCTAGAGCTGTCATATGTAGAGGAGGAGATGGTAGGCCCCTCATCCTTAAATCAGTTCTCTTATCATCAATTATGTGTAACGGATTTCTGTACTTAATCTAG